One genomic window of Verrucomicrobiia bacterium includes the following:
- a CDS encoding DNA-3-methyladenine glycosylase — protein sequence MTIDLTSRRLPREFYNRDTIHVARELLGKLLVHVEEGVERVGRIVEVEAYLGEHDLAAHSSKGRTPRTEVMFGPPGHAYVYFIYGMYYCINVVTQPEGHASAVLLRALEPVKNLESRTQGPGLLCRAMGIDKSVNGHDLLSNTLFIAEDEDTASFVIAKGPRVGVAYAKHWAKRNLRFYIKGNPFVSRARA from the coding sequence ATGACCATTGACCTGACAAGCAGGCGCCTGCCACGCGAGTTCTACAATCGCGACACCATTCACGTTGCGCGGGAACTGCTCGGCAAGCTTCTCGTGCATGTCGAAGAGGGCGTCGAACGCGTTGGCAGAATTGTCGAAGTGGAAGCTTACCTCGGCGAGCACGACCTCGCCGCGCACTCCTCGAAAGGGCGAACTCCCCGGACAGAAGTGATGTTCGGGCCGCCTGGACATGCCTACGTCTACTTCATCTACGGCATGTATTACTGCATTAACGTGGTCACGCAGCCGGAGGGCCATGCGTCGGCTGTGCTGCTGCGGGCGCTGGAGCCTGTAAAGAATCTGGAAAGCCGCACGCAGGGCCCCGGTTTGCTGTGTCGTGCCATGGGAATTGACAAGAGCGTGAACGGCCACGACCTGCTCAGCAACACGCTGTTCATTGCTGAAGACGAAGATACTGCTTCCTTCGTCATTGCAAAAGGTCCTCGCGTCGGCGTTGCGTACGCGAAGCACTGGGCAAAGCGCAACCTGCGGTTTTACATCAAGGGGAATCCGTTCGTCTCGCGCGCCCGCGCCTGA